AGATGCAAAATGGATTGATGAAGATGAAAAGGAAAGGGCAGTTTTGGAAGGGTTTACGGTGGTCGATCCCACAACGGTTATAGTTACCCATCTAACTGAGATTATAAAATCGTATGCCCATGAGATAGTTGGTAGACAGGAGTTGCAGGAATTACTTGATAAGGTTAAGGAAAAGTCTCCGAAATTGGTGGATGATCTTATTCCTAATATTCTTGATTTGGGTTCTGTGCATAGGGTTATTCTTAATCTGCTCAAGGAAAAAGTTTCTATAAGAAATTTACCCACTATATTAGAAACGTTAGCGACCTATGGCGTTCAAAATAAAGATGTGGACTTACTGACAGAAAGAGTAAGATATGTTTTAAGAAGACAGATAACAGAATCTATTTTGGCAGCTGATGGTGTGTTGTATCTTTTTACCTTAAATTCGAGTATAGAGCAGTTCTTAGCTAAGAATATACAGATGACTGAGGATGGAAGAGAGATTGTTATGGATCCATCCATTGCCCAGAAGATTCTCTCTGCTGTTATATCAAAAGTGGATGAGATTGTTGCAAAAGGGATACCTGCCAATCTTGTGATTTCACCTCCGATTAGGCTTGCTTTTAGAAGATTTGTGGAAAAATTTGTTAAAAACATAAATGTTATTTCCCATAATGAGATAGCAGATGGTGTCAGGATTGAATCCTTAGGTTCATTGGAGATTGAATTATGAAGATAAAAAAGTACGAAGTCTATGATATGAAGGATGCTTTGGCGTTGATAAAGAAAGAATTAGGGCCAGACGCTGTTATATTATCTACCAGAAAGATTAATAAGCCCAGTGGGTATGGTATATTTTCCAAGCCTATGATTGAAGTAACAGCAGCCATAGACTACGATACCAAAAAGGAGTACAAATTACCTCCAAAATTTACAGAGATGGAGAGGGAAAAATCTGTTGATAATACAGATAAGATAGCTGAGATAATCAATAGTCTGGGTCTCAATAAGTTTGAAGCTTTGGTTAACGATGTGTTGGATATCAAAAAACAGATTATGGAGATGAAATCTGTAATATCTGAAAATGTAGCTACGGATATAGAACCTCACCTTAAGGAGATCTATCAGATTTTGGTGAAAAACGGTGTGGATGATATGATAGTTTACAAGTTTTTAAAGCGTGTAGAAAACAGGGTTCCAGCTACTTATGGAAAAATGCAGATTAAAAATATTATAACCCAGCTTTTATCTGAACTGATTCCAGTTGAAAAAGACTATTTTTCCAGTATAAAGCAAAAAGTGTTAGCGTTAGTTGGTCCTACAGGGGTGGGGAAAACTACTACGATTGCAAAGATAGCTGCTAATCTTGCTCTGAAACTACAAAAAAAAGTTTGCCTCATATCGATAGATACCTTTAGAATTGGCGCTGTGGAACAGTTGAAAACTTATTCAGAGATTATCGATGTTCCCCTCTTCGTAGCATCTAGCCCCACAGACCTTGAGGAGATTGTTAATGATATCAGACATTACGATTACATTTTGCTCGACTCCATGGGTAGGAGTCAGTTTGATAGTGAGCAGATTCTCGAATTGAAAAAGTTTTTAGAGGTGAGTCCGTATATAACAGTAGCGCTCGTAATGTCGATGAGTAGTAATCATGTTGAGATGTATGATATTTATGATAGATATGCCAAGCTTATGCCAAACTATATAATATTCACAAAGTTAGATGAAACCCGTTTTTTCGGGCCACTTATTAATGTTCCATTGATCAAAAAGGTTCCTATTATGCTGCTCTCTACAGGGCAAAATGTTCCCGATGACATGGAGATACCAGATGGCAAAAAGATTGCTAAGTCTGTTTTAAACGAAATACCTGTTCAATGGAGAGATTAATTTATGGATCAGGCACAAAATTTAAGAAAAATAGCTTGGGGACTAAGAAGGAAGTCGATATATATATCTATTTCAAGTGGTAAAGGGGGAGTAGGAAAGACCAATTTTGCGGTTAATATCTCCTACCTTTTAGCCCAAATGGGGAAAAAAGTTCTTTTGTTAGATGCTGACTTAGGTCTTGCAAATGTTGATATAATTCTTAATCTTAATGTTAAAAGTAACATAAAGGATTTTTTGGGAGGGGATATAGATGCAGATGAGTTGGTGGTTGAATCGGGGTACGGATTTGATGTGGTACCTGCTTCCAGTGGCTTCGTAAGCCTGACAAAGCTTAAAGAGAGTGACTACGATAGACTTGCAGATCTATTTGTTAAGTTTGATAGTAGGTATGACTATATCATTTTTGATACGGGTGCAGGAATAGGTGAAAATGTGATAAAATTTGCCTCAATTTCAGATATTCTTGTAGTAATTACTCAGCCAGAGCCCACAGCTGTGACCGATGCTTATGCTTTT
This genomic window from Calditerrivibrio sp. contains:
- the flhF gene encoding flagellar biosynthesis protein FlhF; translated protein: MKIKKYEVYDMKDALALIKKELGPDAVILSTRKINKPSGYGIFSKPMIEVTAAIDYDTKKEYKLPPKFTEMEREKSVDNTDKIAEIINSLGLNKFEALVNDVLDIKKQIMEMKSVISENVATDIEPHLKEIYQILVKNGVDDMIVYKFLKRVENRVPATYGKMQIKNIITQLLSELIPVEKDYFSSIKQKVLALVGPTGVGKTTTIAKIAANLALKLQKKVCLISIDTFRIGAVEQLKTYSEIIDVPLFVASSPTDLEEIVNDIRHYDYILLDSMGRSQFDSEQILELKKFLEVSPYITVALVMSMSSNHVEMYDIYDRYAKLMPNYIIFTKLDETRFFGPLINVPLIKKVPIMLLSTGQNVPDDMEIPDGKKIAKSVLNEIPVQWRD
- a CDS encoding MinD/ParA family protein; this translates as MDQAQNLRKIAWGLRRKSIYISISSGKGGVGKTNFAVNISYLLAQMGKKVLLLDADLGLANVDIILNLNVKSNIKDFLGGDIDADELVVESGYGFDVVPASSGFVSLTKLKESDYDRLADLFVKFDSRYDYIIFDTGAGIGENVIKFASISDILVVITQPEPTAVTDAYAFIKVVNREFNIKRPYLVVNRSKTKEDGQNIYENLKQVLKKFLNIELELLGVLRDCQELISSVKEQKPIAALNPASTYIKDLLVIAKKITNMNVERNGDVDIINIFRRSL